The Osmerus eperlanus chromosome 25, fOsmEpe2.1, whole genome shotgun sequence genome contains a region encoding:
- the si:ch211-225b11.1 gene encoding sodium- and chloride-dependent GABA transporter ine isoform X2, which produces MRGAYPGVGLATVVISFVLSTYYNVLMSWALYYFFNSFEASLPWQSCNNTWNAVGNCSTGFPGNATHLKSASQQYFDHKLLEITGGIEQAGGVRWELFGLLLLAWVIVYLCIFKGVKSTGKVVYFTATFPYFILIALLINNVQLPGAKDGILFFLMPRWSKLMEVQVWVNAAAQVFNSIGIGFGTMVSMASYNKFNNNILRDTLIVSLANSATSILAGFVIFSAIGYMAHIHNLPVDNIATDGPGLVFVVYPEVFSTMPFSQLWAPLFFLMLLCLGLDSQFAMVEVAVTCIMDGFGPQVLRVFKRQEVLVLVICVVGFLLGIPHVTRGGMYVFQLMDHYTAVVSLMFLAFFEVLSLCWIFGLRRISVMVTRMLGKAPNMYFRLCWLVFAPLLVLGILISSIVQYTPARYGKTYTYPAWAEVVGWGISLVSIIWIPVGAVQELWQCEGSLWQRLKTAITPTVDLDLIDDSQEKQIADYSETLFLNSQ; this is translated from the exons ATGCGAGGTGCATACCCAG gtgtGGGCCTGGCTACAGTGGTCATCTCCTTCGTGCTGTCCACCTACTACAACGTGCTCATGAGCTGGGCCCTCTACTACTTCTTCAACTCCTTCGAGGCCTCGCTTCCATGGCAATCCTGTAACAACACCTGGAATGCAGTCGGCAACTGTTCGACCGGATTCCCTGGTAATGCCACGCACCTGAAGTCTGCCAGCCAGCAGTACTTTGA TCACAAGCTCCTGGAGATAACCGGTGGCATTGAGCAGGCGGGGGGCGTCCGCTGGGAGCTctttggcctcctcctcctcgcctggGTCATCGTCTACCTCTGCATCTTCAAAGGGGTCAAATCCACCggcaag GTTGTGTACTTCACTGCCACGTTCCCGTACTTCATCCTGATCGCTCTGCTGATCAACAACGTCCAGCTGCCCGGAGCCAAGGACGgcatcctcttcttcctgatGCCCAGGTGGAGCAAGCTGATGGAGGTTCAG GTGTGGGTCAATGCTGCAGCCCAGGTGTTCAACTCTATAGGAATAGGGTTTGGGACCATGGTCTCCATGGCCAGTTACAACAAGTTCAACAACAACATCCTCCG GGACACGTTGATTGTCTCACTAGCAAACTCAGCCACCAGCATCCTGGCAGGTTTTGTGATATTCTCGGCCATCGGCTACATGGCTCACATCCACAACCTCCCAGTGGACAACATCGCCACGGACG gtcCGGGCCTGGTGTTCGTGGTGTACCCTGAGGTGTTCTCCACCATGCCCTTCTCTCAGCTGTGGGCTCCTCTGTTCTTCCTCATGCTGCTCTGCCTGGGCCTGGACAGCcag tTTGCCATGGTGGAGGTGGCAGTTACGTGCATCATGGATGGATTCGGACCCCAGGTGCTGAGAGTGTTCAAGAGGCAGGAGGTGCTGGTGCTGGTCATCTGTGTGGTCGGGTTCCTCCTTGGGATCCCTCACGTCACCAGG GGGGGCATGTATGTGTTCCAGCTGATGGACCACTACACCGCCGTGGTCTCGCTCATGTTCCTCGCCTTCTTCGAagttctctccctctgctggaTCTTCG GACTGAGGCGCATCTCTGTCATGGTGACGAGGATGCTGGGAAAAGCTCCCAACATGTACTTCCGTCTCTGCTGGTTGGTGTTCGCTCCTCTGCTAGTTCTG ggtATTCTGATCTCCAGCATAGTACAGTACACCCCCGCCCGCTACGGGAAGACCTACACCTACCCCGCCTGGGcggaggtggtggggtggggaatCTCCCTGGTCTCCATCATCTGGATCCCTGTGGGGGCCGTCCAGGAGCTGTGGCAATGTGAGGGGTCGCTGTGGCAG AGGCTAAAAACAGCAATTACACCCACTGTGGACCTGGACCTCATCGATGACAGTCAGGAGAAACAGATAGCAGATTATTCAGAGACCTTGTTTCTAAACTCCCAGTGA